AAAATTACTTATTCAACTGATGCCCAATAGTATTCAGATGAGAGCAGGCAAGGAATTCGAAAACATGCTATATTGGCAAGATTCGGTGAAAAGTGGCGACCCCGACAATTATGAAGCCCGAGCAGCTGCATACTATTGGAAAAACATATTTTCTGAATTTGTTCAGAATTTTGTGAGAGGCCGTTTCGAAACTAGTCCGAATAATTTGTTGAACTATGGATATGCAATTTTGCGTGCAGTAACAGCTCGTTCGCTTGTTGCCAGCGGCTTGCTGCCAACTCTCGGAATTCATCATCACAACAAATACAACGCCTATGCTTTAGCCGATGATATTATGGAGCCATACAGGCCATTTGTCGATGAAATTGTATATGGAATTGTAAGAAACAGTTCGGCGAATGAAATTGAGCTAAACACAAAATTGAAAGCAGAACTTTTGCAAATTCCTGCAATTGATGTAATTATTGATGGTGAAAAAAGCCCTTTGATGATTGCAATGCAAAGGACTACGGCAAGTTTGCATAATTGCTTTGCAGGAACCAGCCGGAAGATTTTATATCCGGTTCTGTAAGTTCTTGAACATAGTCTCGGCGTGTTTTAAAAACACACCGAGACTTATAAAACAATTATGAGTTTAGACCGATTAAACAAATATAGAATTATGTGGGTAATGGTATTTTTCGACTTGCCAACCAGTACGAAAAAAGATCGCAAGCAAGCTTCACTTTTTCGTAAACGATTGATGCAAGACGGTTTTTCAATGTTTCAATTCTCTATTTATATGCGTCATTGTCCAAGCCGCGAAAATGCAAGTGTTCATGTGAAAAGAGTAAAATCGTTTTTGCCGCCGGACGGCCATGTAGGGATATTGCAAATTACCGACAAACAATTCGGCAATATCGAACTATATTTT
The genomic region above belongs to Bacteroidota bacterium and contains:
- the cas1 gene encoding type II CRISPR-associated endonuclease Cas1, with translation MIKRTLYFGNDAYLNTKDRQLIISYPDEEKKTLSVPIEDIGVVILDAYRLTISQNLIARLLENNVALITCNGKRMPQGLMLNLDGNHIQQERFKTQIESSMPLKKQLWQHTVKAKISNQRKLLIQLMPNSIQMRAGKEFENMLYWQDSVKSGDPDNYEARAAAYYWKNIFSEFVQNFVRGRFETSPNNLLNYGYAILRAVTARSLVASGLLPTLGIHHHNKYNAYALADDIMEPYRPFVDEIVYGIVRNSSANEIELNTKLKAELLQIPAIDVIIDGEKSPLMIAMQRTTASLHNCFAGTSRKILYPVL
- the cas2 gene encoding CRISPR-associated endonuclease Cas2 gives rise to the protein MSLDRLNKYRIMWVMVFFDLPTSTKKDRKQASLFRKRLMQDGFSMFQFSIYMRHCPSRENASVHVKRVKSFLPPDGHVGILQITDKQFGNIELYFSKKKAEKPEMNQQLSLF